The following proteins are encoded in a genomic region of Bosea beijingensis:
- a CDS encoding SIR2 family NAD-dependent protein deacylase: protein MQDETEDAIAALHALLDRADSIVSFTGAGISTESGVPDFRTPGSPWMVNKPIPYDAFVQSREVRIEAWRRKFTMDDHYRGAAPNSGHRALARLVADGRSPAIVTQNIDGLHQASGVPEDKVIELHGNGTYATCLTCGWRHELAAIRPAFEATGEPPACTICAGPVKSATISFGQAMPQEAMKRAQMLALECELFLVVGSSLVVYPAATLPVIAKRQGAKLVILNREPTELDPIADLVIRAESGAVLGALPG, encoded by the coding sequence ATGCAGGACGAGACCGAGGATGCCATCGCGGCGCTGCATGCGCTGCTCGACCGGGCGGACAGCATCGTCAGCTTCACCGGCGCCGGCATCTCGACGGAATCGGGCGTGCCGGATTTCCGCACGCCGGGCTCGCCCTGGATGGTCAACAAGCCGATTCCCTACGATGCCTTCGTCCAGAGCCGCGAGGTCCGCATCGAAGCGTGGCGCCGCAAGTTCACGATGGACGACCATTATCGCGGCGCGGCGCCGAACAGCGGTCATCGCGCGCTGGCGCGGCTGGTCGCGGACGGGCGCTCGCCGGCCATCGTCACCCAGAACATCGACGGCCTGCACCAGGCGTCCGGCGTGCCCGAGGACAAGGTGATCGAGCTCCATGGCAACGGCACCTATGCGACCTGCCTGACCTGCGGCTGGCGGCATGAACTGGCGGCGATCCGGCCGGCTTTCGAGGCCACCGGCGAGCCACCGGCCTGCACGATCTGCGCCGGGCCGGTGAAATCTGCGACGATCTCCTTCGGGCAGGCGATGCCGCAGGAGGCGATGAAGCGAGCGCAGATGTTGGCGCTGGAATGCGAACTGTTCCTCGTCGTCGGTTCGTCGCTGGTGGTCTATCCGGCGGCGACGCTACCTGTGATCGCCAAGCGGCAGGGCGCAAAGCTCGTCATTCTCAATCGCGAACCCACCGAACTCGACCCGATCGCGGACCTCGTGATCCGGGCCGAGAGCGGGGCGGTGCTGGGCGCCTTGCCGGGCTAA
- the argS gene encoding arginine--tRNA ligase produces the protein MNLFEIYSARLHTALSALAERGALPAGLNLARVVVEPTKDPAHGDLATNAAMVLAKDAGTNPRALAALLVEELAKDQEITKAEIAGPGFINLTLQPAVFTAVLKAAIEAGLDYGRGAPKPEPKVNVEYVSANPTGPMHVGHGRGAVFGDALASLLAFAGHDVTREYYINDAGAQVDVLARSAFLRYREALGEDIGAIPEGLYPGDYLVSVGKTLAEQYGDTLRDKAEWDWLPLVRQAAIDGMMAMIRDDLAALGVVHELFFSERSLQGRDGNSNAVHQTIEDLRARDLVYEGRLPPPKGQKDEDWEDREQTLFRATKFGDDVDRPLLKSDGSYTYFANDIAYHRSKFMRGFPEMIDVWGADHGGYVKRMQAAVKAVTNGQGSLDVKLCQLVRLLRNGEQVRMSKRSGDFVTLREVIDEVGRDAVRFMMIFRKNDATLDFDLGKVVEQSKDNPVFYVQYAHARCASIFRQAREAYPDLDLSTPALAGADLSILTDEAEVGIVKMLASYPRIIEGAAAAHEPHRVAFFVHELASAFHSLWNKGKDSPQLRFVNQTDRKSTLARLAFVHAVRSVLASGLAVAGVAAPEEMR, from the coding sequence ATGAACCTGTTCGAGATCTATTCCGCCCGTCTTCACACCGCGCTCTCGGCTCTGGCCGAGCGAGGCGCTCTTCCGGCCGGCCTCAATCTCGCGCGCGTCGTGGTCGAGCCGACCAAGGACCCCGCCCATGGCGATCTCGCCACCAACGCCGCGATGGTGCTGGCCAAGGATGCCGGCACCAACCCGCGCGCGCTTGCCGCGCTGCTGGTCGAGGAGTTGGCGAAGGACCAGGAGATCACCAAGGCCGAGATCGCCGGCCCCGGCTTCATCAACCTGACGCTGCAACCGGCCGTGTTCACGGCGGTGCTGAAAGCCGCGATCGAGGCGGGGCTGGATTACGGGCGCGGTGCGCCGAAGCCCGAGCCCAAGGTGAATGTCGAGTACGTCTCGGCCAATCCGACCGGGCCGATGCATGTCGGCCATGGCCGCGGCGCGGTGTTCGGCGATGCGCTGGCGAGCCTGCTCGCCTTCGCCGGCCATGACGTCACCCGCGAATACTACATCAACGATGCCGGTGCGCAGGTCGACGTGCTCGCCCGCTCCGCCTTCCTGCGCTATCGCGAGGCGCTGGGGGAAGATATCGGCGCGATCCCCGAGGGACTCTATCCCGGCGACTACCTGGTCTCGGTCGGCAAGACACTGGCCGAGCAGTATGGCGACACGTTGCGCGACAAGGCGGAATGGGACTGGCTCCCGCTCGTCCGGCAGGCGGCGATCGACGGCATGATGGCGATGATCCGCGACGATCTCGCCGCGCTCGGCGTCGTCCACGAGCTCTTCTTCTCGGAGCGCTCGCTGCAGGGGCGGGACGGCAATTCCAACGCCGTGCACCAGACCATCGAGGATCTGCGCGCACGCGACCTCGTCTATGAAGGGCGCCTGCCGCCGCCGAAGGGCCAGAAGGACGAGGACTGGGAGGATCGCGAGCAGACGCTGTTCCGCGCCACCAAGTTCGGCGACGATGTCGACCGGCCGCTGCTGAAGTCGGATGGCAGCTACACCTATTTCGCCAACGACATCGCCTATCACCGCTCCAAGTTCATGCGCGGCTTCCCCGAGATGATCGACGTCTGGGGCGCCGACCATGGCGGCTATGTCAAGCGCATGCAGGCGGCGGTGAAGGCTGTGACGAACGGGCAGGGCTCGCTCGACGTCAAGCTCTGCCAACTCGTGCGTTTGCTGCGCAATGGCGAGCAGGTGCGCATGTCGAAGCGCTCCGGCGATTTCGTCACCCTGCGCGAGGTCATCGACGAGGTCGGCCGCGATGCGGTGCGCTTCATGATGATCTTCCGCAAGAACGACGCGACGCTGGATTTCGATCTCGGCAAGGTCGTCGAGCAGTCGAAGGACAATCCGGTCTTCTACGTCCAGTACGCGCACGCGCGCTGTGCCTCGATCTTCCGGCAGGCGCGCGAGGCTTATCCCGATCTCGATCTGTCGACGCCAGCGCTGGCCGGGGCCGACCTCTCGATCCTGACCGACGAGGCAGAAGTCGGCATCGTCAAGATGCTCGCATCCTATCCGCGAATCATCGAGGGCGCGGCCGCCGCGCATGAGCCGCATCGCGTGGCGTTCTTCGTGCATGAACTGGCGAGCGCCTTCCATTCGCTCTGGAACAAGGGCAAAGACTCGCCGCAATTACGGTTCGTTAATCAAACTGATCGAAAGTCGACCCTGGCAAGACTGGCGTTCGTGCATGCGGTGCGCAGCGTTCTTGCTTCCGGTCTGGCTGTCGCCGGAGTTGCGGCGCCGGAAGAGATGCGCTGA
- a CDS encoding VOC family protein, with the protein MNSAQTRRFLLQLAGAASLSGAASLAARAEGGPVAAPAAGPGFASKTPIRIGAAALKVRDIERITSYYRDVIGLSVLARGAASVTLGTAEGALLTLEPKPGAALEPPTAAGLFHIAFLMPSRRDLARWLVHVARNQTPLTGFADHSVSEAVYLNDPEGNGIEVYADRPAENWRWDNGRVVMGTHRLDVDGILSLTNTGISDYAKAPDGLRIGHIHLRVGDVDAGDKFYKDLLGLAPTSRRDTASFLSSGGYHHHLALNTWNSAGAGLRDEASTGLAWFSLMTQKPELMAAQAERLAGAKLTAAPISGGFESLDPWGTRVRLLQG; encoded by the coding sequence ATGAACAGCGCCCAGACCCGCCGCTTCCTGCTTCAGCTTGCCGGGGCGGCTTCACTCTCAGGAGCGGCCAGCCTCGCCGCTCGCGCCGAAGGCGGCCCGGTCGCCGCTCCCGCGGCCGGACCGGGTTTTGCCAGCAAGACGCCGATCCGGATCGGCGCCGCCGCGCTCAAGGTGCGCGATATCGAACGGATAACCAGCTATTATCGCGACGTGATCGGTTTATCGGTGCTGGCGCGCGGCGCCGCCTCCGTTACGCTCGGCACCGCCGAAGGCGCCCTGCTGACACTGGAGCCGAAGCCAGGCGCCGCCCTGGAGCCGCCGACCGCTGCCGGCCTCTTCCACATCGCCTTCCTGATGCCGAGCCGGCGGGACCTCGCGCGCTGGCTGGTCCATGTCGCGCGCAACCAGACTCCGCTGACCGGCTTCGCCGACCACAGCGTCAGCGAGGCCGTCTATCTCAACGACCCCGAGGGCAACGGCATCGAGGTCTATGCCGACCGCCCGGCCGAAAACTGGCGCTGGGACAACGGCCGTGTGGTGATGGGCACGCACCGGCTCGATGTCGACGGCATCCTGTCCCTGACGAATACCGGCATCAGCGACTATGCGAAGGCGCCGGACGGGCTTCGCATCGGGCATATCCATCTGCGCGTCGGCGACGTCGATGCAGGCGACAAATTCTACAAGGACCTGCTTGGGCTCGCCCCGACCAGCCGGCGGGACACGGCAAGCTTCCTGTCCTCAGGCGGCTACCATCATCATCTCGCGCTCAATACCTGGAACAGCGCCGGCGCTGGATTGCGCGACGAGGCCAGCACCGGGCTCGCCTGGTTCTCGCTGATGACGCAGAAGCCGGAACTGATGGCTGCGCAGGCCGAACGCCTCGCCGGCGCGAAGCTGACGGCAGCGCCAATCTCCGGCGGTTTCGAGAGCCTCGATCCCTGGGGAACACGCGTCAGACTGCTGCAGGGCTAG
- a CDS encoding HesB/IscA family protein, giving the protein MSTDLAVNPRGIAVTANAAKRILSVMANEPPGSMLRVSVAGGGCSGFQYIFDVDREKAPDDLVIERDGATVLIDETSLDLLEGCTIDFVDDLIGQSFRITNPNATSSCGCGTSFAV; this is encoded by the coding sequence ATGTCGACCGATCTTGCGGTCAACCCGCGCGGCATCGCGGTGACCGCAAACGCCGCCAAGCGCATTCTCTCGGTGATGGCCAACGAGCCGCCGGGCTCGATGCTGCGCGTCAGCGTCGCCGGCGGCGGCTGCTCGGGCTTCCAGTACATTTTCGACGTCGACCGGGAGAAGGCGCCCGACGATCTCGTCATCGAGCGCGACGGCGCGACCGTGCTGATCGACGAGACCTCGCTCGACCTGCTCGAAGGCTGCACGATCGATTTCGTCGACGACCTGATCGGCCAGTCCTTCCGCATCACCAATCCGAACGCGACCAGCTCCTGCGGTTGCGGCACCTCCTTCGCGGTCTGA
- a CDS encoding deoxyguanosinetriphosphate triphosphohydrolase, producing MPHPQNPPSAFSFAPGTEPGERWRAPYACRSTTSRGRLVAEPASATRGEFQRDRDRIIHSTAFRRLKHKTQVFVSHEGDHYRTRLTHTIEVAQIARALARALGLDEDLAEALALAHDLGHTPFGHTGEDALEECMDGFGGFDHNAQTLRIVTRLERRYADFDGLNLSWETLEGLVKHNGPLLDHEGRPTARYAKSGIPVAIVEYQQRQDLWLDSYASAEAQAAALADDIAYNAHDIDDGLRAGLFGHAELRAVPFLAELLDEIERLHPGLERARATNELVRRVITRFVEDVIAESQRRLTALAPDDADAIRRADAPVIAFSAAIEEADRDIKSFLYPNMYRHPRIAPVRADAAQVVRELFQRFSADPAAMPEEWAAGCDPLDEHRRARRIADYIAGMTDWYALDEHRRLFDATPSLR from the coding sequence ATGCCGCATCCACAGAACCCGCCTTCCGCCTTCTCCTTCGCGCCCGGCACCGAGCCGGGAGAGCGGTGGCGCGCGCCCTATGCCTGCCGCTCGACGACGAGCCGCGGACGCCTCGTGGCGGAGCCGGCCTCGGCGACGCGCGGCGAATTCCAGCGCGACCGTGACCGCATCATCCATTCGACGGCCTTCCGCCGGCTGAAGCACAAGACGCAGGTCTTCGTCTCGCATGAGGGCGACCATTACCGGACGCGCCTGACCCATACGATCGAGGTAGCGCAGATCGCTCGTGCCTTGGCCCGCGCGCTCGGCCTCGACGAGGATCTGGCCGAGGCCCTGGCACTGGCACATGATCTCGGCCACACGCCCTTCGGCCATACCGGCGAGGACGCGCTGGAAGAATGCATGGACGGGTTCGGCGGCTTCGATCACAACGCCCAGACGCTCCGGATCGTGACGCGGCTGGAGCGGCGCTATGCCGATTTCGACGGCCTCAACCTGAGCTGGGAGACGCTGGAGGGGCTGGTCAAGCACAATGGCCCGCTGCTCGATCACGAGGGCAGGCCGACGGCGCGCTATGCCAAGAGCGGCATCCCGGTCGCGATCGTCGAATACCAGCAGCGTCAGGATCTCTGGCTCGACAGCTATGCCTCGGCCGAGGCGCAAGCCGCGGCTTTGGCCGACGATATCGCCTATAACGCTCATGATATCGATGACGGGTTGCGGGCCGGGCTGTTCGGCCATGCCGAACTCCGTGCCGTGCCGTTCCTCGCCGAACTGCTCGACGAGATCGAGCGCCTGCATCCGGGGCTGGAGCGGGCACGGGCCACCAACGAGCTGGTGCGGCGGGTGATCACCCGCTTCGTCGAAGACGTGATCGCGGAATCGCAGCGACGCCTGACAGCGCTCGCGCCGGATGATGCCGATGCGATCCGGCGGGCAGATGCTCCCGTCATCGCCTTCTCCGCTGCGATCGAGGAGGCCGATCGCGACATCAAGAGCTTCCTCTATCCGAACATGTACCGCCACCCGCGTATCGCGCCTGTTCGGGCCGATGCGGCGCAGGTGGTGCGCGAGCTGTTCCAGCGCTTCAGCGCCGATCCGGCGGCGATGCCGGAGGAATGGGCGGCGGGCTGCGATCCGCTCGACGAACACCGCCGCGCCCGGCGAATCGCCGACTACATTGCCGGGATGACCGACTGGTACGCGCTCGACGAGCACCGCCGCCTGTTTGACGCCACCCCCTCGCTGCGATAG
- a CDS encoding HD-GYP domain-containing protein, whose product MALSPGDGGDVRHEGSPLVVVDCDLSDRLSIEAMRAVLAPLRASSPHCLFLLRDMSSRCQTQANALGATDILPVEVSAAGLLDRIGLLLAPPSQSDSAAVLGRRFVAASAGLSDLMAAAEAGAGLPLQAIDDSVTALNRAADGGDLNAWLDMVWRHDDATYQHCLLVSGLAAAFAHRLGFREADRRLIAEAAILHDIGKAHVPLDILRKPAGLSPAEREVMRRHPGIGHDMLVAQGGFAPMVLTAVLSHHEYLDGSGYPQGLGGDAIPDPVRIITICDVYAALIERRSYKPPIPPGEAYAALVAMGGKLDRDLVRVFGEVVLDAAIMRLGQYGKPVLKRAAEHAA is encoded by the coding sequence ATGGCGCTGTCGCCCGGCGATGGCGGAGATGTCCGGCATGAGGGCAGCCCGCTTGTCGTCGTCGATTGCGATCTTTCCGACCGGCTGAGCATCGAGGCCATGCGTGCCGTGCTGGCGCCGTTGCGGGCTTCCAGTCCGCATTGTCTTTTCCTGCTCCGCGACATGTCGAGCCGCTGCCAGACCCAGGCCAATGCGCTTGGTGCGACGGATATTCTGCCGGTGGAGGTTTCGGCGGCCGGGCTGCTCGACAGGATCGGGCTGCTGCTGGCGCCGCCGAGCCAGTCCGACAGCGCGGCTGTGCTGGGGCGGCGCTTCGTGGCAGCCTCTGCGGGGCTCTCGGACCTGATGGCGGCCGCTGAAGCCGGCGCCGGATTGCCGCTGCAAGCGATCGATGACAGCGTCACCGCCCTCAACCGAGCGGCCGATGGCGGGGATCTCAACGCCTGGCTCGACATGGTGTGGCGGCATGACGATGCCACCTACCAGCATTGCCTGCTCGTCTCGGGGCTTGCCGCGGCCTTCGCCCATCGGCTCGGCTTCCGCGAGGCCGACCGGCGACTGATTGCCGAGGCGGCGATCCTGCACGATATCGGCAAGGCCCATGTTCCGCTCGATATCCTGCGCAAGCCCGCAGGGCTGTCGCCGGCCGAGCGCGAGGTCATGCGCCGGCATCCCGGCATCGGCCATGACATGCTGGTCGCGCAAGGCGGTTTCGCGCCGATGGTCCTGACCGCGGTGCTCTCGCATCACGAGTATCTCGACGGTTCGGGCTATCCGCAGGGGCTCGGCGGCGATGCAATTCCCGATCCTGTCAGGATCATCACGATCTGCGACGTCTATGCCGCATTGATCGAGCGGCGCAGCTACAAGCCGCCGATCCCGCCGGGCGAGGCCTATGCGGCGCTCGTCGCGATGGGCGGCAAGCTGGACCGCGATCTCGTCAGAGTCTTCGGCGAGGTCGTGCTCGATGCCGCTATCATGCGGCTCGGGCAATACGGGAAACCCGTCCTGAAACGCGCGGCGGAGCACGCCGCCTGA
- a CDS encoding aminotransferase → MPTTASAALNPDLIDTGTPPIPEAQGWARAYGGVRGPLIDLSQAVPGAPPPVALLEKLAAAAAEPGSTRYGGITGDATLREAYANEISRIYGTAFKPAEVAITSGCNQAYVVTMMALARAGDNVLLPTPWYFNHEMTLTMLGVEARPLPCAPEAGFVPDAATAEALIDERTRAIVLVTPNNPTGAVYPPETIAAFAALCARRGIWLVLDETYRDFLPADVAKPHEVFSATSWRDSVIGLYSFSKAYAIPGWRLGAITAGEPALAQIGKVLDCVQISPVRAGQAAVTWGIDGIRDWRERNRAEINARADLFRNAMAPLNGWRVLSAGAYFAYVAHPFEGVKAAEVARRLVEDCGVLALPGPYFGPGQENHLRIAIANVTADRIEELRERLTGFSL, encoded by the coding sequence ATGCCGACGACCGCCAGCGCCGCCCTCAATCCCGATCTCATCGACACCGGCACGCCGCCGATCCCGGAGGCGCAGGGCTGGGCGCGTGCCTATGGCGGCGTCCGCGGCCCGCTGATCGACCTCTCGCAGGCGGTCCCCGGCGCCCCTCCGCCAGTCGCCCTGCTGGAGAAGCTCGCTGCGGCCGCGGCCGAGCCCGGCAGCACGCGCTATGGCGGCATCACCGGCGATGCGACCTTGCGCGAAGCCTATGCCAACGAAATCTCCCGCATCTACGGCACGGCCTTCAAGCCGGCCGAGGTCGCGATCACCTCGGGCTGCAATCAGGCTTATGTCGTGACGATGATGGCGCTGGCGCGGGCCGGCGACAACGTCCTGCTGCCGACGCCCTGGTATTTCAACCACGAGATGACGCTGACCATGCTCGGGGTCGAGGCCCGCCCGCTCCCCTGTGCGCCGGAAGCCGGCTTCGTTCCGGATGCCGCGACAGCCGAGGCACTGATCGACGAGCGCACCCGCGCCATCGTTCTCGTCACCCCCAACAACCCGACCGGCGCGGTCTATCCGCCAGAGACCATCGCCGCCTTCGCCGCGCTCTGTGCGAGGCGCGGCATCTGGCTGGTGCTGGACGAAACCTATCGCGATTTCCTACCCGCGGATGTTGCCAAGCCGCATGAAGTCTTTTCGGCAACGAGCTGGCGGGATTCAGTGATCGGCCTTTACAGCTTCTCGAAGGCCTATGCGATTCCGGGCTGGCGCCTCGGCGCGATCACGGCCGGCGAGCCGGCGCTCGCGCAGATCGGCAAGGTGCTCGATTGCGTCCAGATCAGCCCGGTCCGGGCCGGCCAGGCGGCGGTGACCTGGGGCATCGACGGCATCCGCGACTGGCGCGAGCGCAATCGCGCTGAGATCAACGCCCGCGCCGACCTCTTCCGCAATGCGATGGCGCCGCTCAATGGCTGGCGCGTGCTCTCGGCCGGCGCCTATTTCGCCTATGTCGCCCACCCGTTCGAAGGCGTGAAGGCGGCTGAGGTGGCGCGCCGTCTCGTCGAGGATTGCGGCGTGCTCGCCCTGCCCGGCCCCTATTTCGGCCCCGGTCAGGAGAACCACCTGCGCATCGCCATCGCCAATGTCACGGCCGACAGAATCGAAGAATTGCGCGAGCGGTTGACAGGGTTTTCGCTCTGA
- a CDS encoding LysE family translocator produces the protein MLDLSTLALFTAAAAVLTATPGPDMLLIASRSLSQGRMAGLLTYAGIAIGSYLQAFAAAFGLSQLFILVPTAYDVLRWLGAAYLAYLAWTTLRARTPLFAPGRVAAVPLRRIFLQGLWTNLLNPKMALFMLALLPQFLKPELGSIALQVVVLATILNLMGLLMNGIVILAASRIGQALASRPALARLPQRLMGAVFGGLAIRLALASRD, from the coding sequence ATGCTCGACCTGTCCACGCTCGCGCTCTTCACCGCCGCGGCGGCGGTCCTGACAGCCACGCCCGGCCCCGACATGCTGCTGATCGCCTCGCGCAGCCTGAGCCAAGGGCGGATGGCGGGCCTCCTCACCTATGCGGGCATCGCGATCGGCAGCTATCTTCAAGCCTTCGCCGCCGCTTTCGGCCTGTCCCAGCTCTTCATCCTCGTGCCGACGGCCTATGACGTGCTGCGCTGGCTCGGCGCGGCCTATCTCGCCTATCTCGCCTGGACGACCTTGCGGGCGCGGACGCCGCTCTTCGCGCCGGGGCGCGTCGCCGCCGTCCCGCTGCGCCGCATCTTCCTGCAGGGACTCTGGACCAATCTGCTGAATCCGAAGATGGCGCTGTTCATGCTGGCGCTGCTGCCGCAATTCCTGAAGCCGGAACTGGGTTCGATCGCGCTCCAGGTCGTCGTTCTCGCGACGATCCTGAACCTCATGGGCCTGCTGATGAACGGCATCGTCATCCTCGCGGCCAGCCGCATCGGCCAGGCGCTGGCCAGCCGGCCGGCCTTGGCGCGCCTCCCGCAACGACTGATGGGCGCGGTCTTCGGTGGCCTCGCGATCAGGCTGGCTCTCGCCTCGCGCGATTAG
- a CDS encoding GDCCVxC domain-containing (seleno)protein: MQLRSTLTCPHCSHQATETMPTDACQFFYECAGCNTVLRPKSGDCCVYCSYGDMPCPPIQEARLTGQPSNCCG, translated from the coding sequence ATGCAGCTTCGTTCCACGCTCACCTGCCCGCATTGCAGTCACCAAGCGACCGAAACGATGCCGACCGATGCCTGCCAGTTCTTCTATGAATGCGCCGGCTGCAATACCGTTCTCCGGCCGAAATCGGGCGATTGCTGCGTCTACTGCTCCTATGGCGACATGCCCTGCCCGCCGATCCAGGAGGCCCGGCTGACCGGGCAACCGTCGAATTGCTGCGGCTAG
- a CDS encoding cold-shock protein: protein MSDEFGESGRPPMGPIQSLNRVVRLDGPSSHTSEVPVEITGYVKWFDVSKGYGFVVPEAGGADVLLHVTILKRDGFNTIAEGARIVLEAVEKARGRQAVRVLSIDTTSGRHPAEMPMARTNVAVTPTSGLERMVVKWFNRLRGFGFVSKGEGAPDIFVHMETLRRYGLVELVPGQTVLVRYGPGPKGLMAAEIHLEQDVAATAAH from the coding sequence ATGTCCGACGAATTCGGTGAGAGCGGGCGGCCACCGATGGGTCCCATCCAGTCACTCAATCGAGTCGTGCGGCTCGATGGGCCGAGCAGCCACACGTCGGAAGTGCCGGTCGAGATCACCGGCTACGTGAAATGGTTCGATGTCTCCAAGGGCTACGGCTTCGTCGTGCCGGAGGCGGGCGGCGCCGATGTGCTGCTCCATGTCACGATCCTGAAGCGCGATGGATTCAATACGATAGCTGAAGGCGCTCGCATCGTGCTCGAAGCAGTCGAGAAGGCGCGAGGCCGCCAGGCCGTGCGCGTGCTCTCGATCGACACGACCTCCGGTCGCCATCCGGCCGAAATGCCGATGGCACGCACCAATGTCGCGGTCACGCCGACGAGCGGACTGGAGCGCATGGTGGTGAAGTGGTTCAACCGCCTGCGCGGTTTCGGCTTCGTCTCGAAGGGCGAGGGGGCGCCCGACATCTTCGTGCATATGGAGACGCTGCGCCGCTACGGCCTCGTCGAGTTGGTGCCGGGGCAGACGGTTCTCGTCCGCTACGGACCGGGACCGAAGGGGCTGATGGCCGCGGAAATCCATCTGGAGCAGGATGTGGCCGCGACCGCGGCGCACTGA
- a CDS encoding UxaA family hydrolase, which produces MLDKSAPPRTLKLNAADNVVVAVDPVDLGVTAAGVEALKRIPRGHKMAIVPIAKDQPIRKFGQIIGFATADIVPGDWVHEHNTGFHAFDRDYAFAQEAKPEFVLPVEQQATFEGFRRANGKAGTRNYVGILTSVNCSASAARFMAEEVKRSGLLADYPNVDGVIALTHGTGCGIDYNGESFEVLKRTTWGYACNPNMAAVLVVGLGCEGFQISRMKEAYGVTESDVFRTLTIQETGGTKKAVAAGIEALKVMLPIANKAVRETVPASELMLALQCGGSDGYSGITANPALGAAVDILVEHGGTAILSETPEIYGAEHLLTRRAATREVGEKLVGIIKWWEDYTERARMSMNNNPSPGNKAGGLTTILEKSLGAAAKGGTKTLSAVYHYAEPVKAKGFVYMDTPGYDPVAATGQVAGGSNILAFTTGRGSAYGCKPTPSVKLATNTPIYQKMIDDMDINCGDVLDGVSLEAKGREIFETLLKIASGERSKSEQLGYGDAEYVPWQIGATM; this is translated from the coding sequence ATGCTCGACAAATCCGCGCCGCCCCGCACGCTGAAGCTCAACGCTGCCGACAATGTCGTCGTCGCCGTCGATCCCGTCGATCTCGGCGTGACCGCCGCCGGCGTCGAGGCGCTGAAGCGCATCCCGCGCGGGCACAAGATGGCGATCGTGCCGATCGCCAAGGACCAGCCGATACGCAAATTCGGCCAGATCATCGGCTTCGCCACAGCCGATATCGTGCCGGGCGACTGGGTTCACGAGCACAATACCGGCTTCCACGCCTTCGATCGCGATTACGCCTTCGCGCAGGAGGCCAAGCCCGAATTCGTCCTGCCGGTCGAGCAGCAGGCGACCTTCGAGGGCTTCCGCCGCGCCAATGGCAAGGCCGGCACCCGCAATTACGTGGGCATTCTGACCTCGGTGAACTGCTCGGCCTCGGCCGCGCGCTTCATGGCCGAGGAGGTCAAGCGCTCCGGGCTGCTCGCCGATTATCCGAATGTCGACGGCGTGATCGCGCTGACCCACGGCACGGGCTGCGGCATCGACTATAATGGCGAGAGCTTCGAGGTGCTGAAGCGCACCACCTGGGGCTATGCCTGCAATCCGAACATGGCAGCGGTGCTGGTCGTCGGGCTGGGCTGCGAGGGCTTCCAGATCAGCCGCATGAAGGAGGCCTATGGCGTCACCGAGAGCGACGTCTTCCGCACGCTGACGATCCAGGAGACCGGCGGCACGAAGAAGGCGGTCGCGGCCGGCATCGAGGCGCTGAAGGTGATGCTGCCGATCGCCAACAAGGCGGTACGCGAGACCGTGCCAGCCTCCGAACTGATGCTCGCGCTACAATGCGGCGGCTCGGACGGCTATTCCGGGATCACTGCCAATCCGGCGCTGGGCGCGGCTGTCGATATCCTCGTCGAGCATGGCGGCACGGCGATCCTCTCCGAGACGCCCGAGATCTATGGCGCCGAGCATCTCCTGACGCGGCGCGCCGCCACCCGCGAGGTCGGTGAGAAGCTCGTCGGCATCATCAAATGGTGGGAGGACTATACCGAGCGCGCCCGGATGAGCATGAACAACAACCCCTCGCCGGGGAACAAGGCGGGGGGCTTGACCACCATCCTTGAGAAGTCGCTGGGCGCGGCGGCCAAGGGCGGCACCAAGACGCTCTCGGCGGTCTACCATTATGCCGAGCCGGTGAAGGCGAAGGGCTTCGTCTACATGGACACGCCCGGCTACGATCCCGTCGCCGCGACGGGGCAAGTCGCCGGCGGCTCGAACATCCTCGCCTTCACCACCGGGCGCGGCTCGGCCTATGGTTGCAAGCCGACGCCCTCGGTGAAGCTCGCGACCAATACGCCGATCTACCAGAAGATGATCGACGACATGGACATCAATTGCGGCGACGTGCTCGACGGCGTCTCGCTCGAAGCGAAGGGCCGCGAGATCTTCGAGACGCTGCTCAAGATTGCCTCGGGCGAGCGGAGCAAGTCCGAGCAGCTCGGCTATGGCGATGCCGAATACGTGCCGTGGCAGATCGGCGCGACGATGTGA